One Vanessa cardui chromosome 4, ilVanCard2.1, whole genome shotgun sequence genomic window carries:
- the LOC124544045 gene encoding caprin homolog, whose amino-acid sequence MPSAANAKSEKPASSEAADNSPIRQIMTILEHKIRNLEKRKSKLTSYRDLQKAGKELNGDQKVAVAKYDEVIQTLEFARDLSKQVTSIALSAEREAKKQAKKDAWVRYTADTNKIREVLLILDCLMQMGNGEARDDFLNGTNGAAKLTEEDLKILDDLYPEITPKHELNEEGQPGFHAYTIKAAEHLYAIIDGKPKEILGTTYTHIKEIINTVHDCGYFDKSGEIIVPEVEDCQNVISEEINDHSPELEENETTVPVYGPPVAIPAPPAPAVVPAPGYPLRPLPPITLQEVEHAYFSQQYPQQRPISEVIGSQNFFFLQESEIDSPVGTPQPPPILNQPSPPAPIPTQTFTNQHYVQIPGGRVPEPGSIPMPPQPHFLPHPDHAAYQGVPLPAPMAHTQPPHVPPQNAQPQPMQHNPQPVPQAVHIEQQSPVLVEEQKVIIPSEDKTEEESKESRSPEREEGDRKTQGQGDGQNRFRRYRGSGRGSSNGFRGRGSFQNRQNNDGYHGRHGNDYPNRLNKEGYQNRQYNDGYQNRHGKEGYQNRNSNDGYYGNGDTGDGLQNENGGRDRYNDNSQNYQGGFKSRGRGGPRGGTRGAPRAPRPHQYNRKPENVE is encoded by the exons ATGCCTTCAGCTGCGAATGCAAAGTCTGAAAAACCAGCTTCTTCGGAAGCTGCGGATAATTCACCAATACGACAGATTATGACTATTCTTGAACATAAAATTCGCAACTTGGAAAAAAGAAAG AGTAAGCTGACATCATACCGTGACTTGCAAAAGGCTGGTAAAGAGCTTAATGGTGATCAAAAAGTTGCCGTTGCTAAGTATGATGAAGTCATTCAGACATTGGAATTTGCTCGTGATCTCTCAAAGCAGGTGACTTCAATTGCTCTTTCTGCTGAACGCGAAGCGAAGAAGCAGgcaaaaaag GATGCATGGGTACGTTATACTGCAGACACTAATAAGATACGTGAAGTCCTACTGATTCTAGACTGTCTCATGCAAATGGGCAATGGTGAAGCAAGAGATGACTTTTTGAATGGTACTAACGGTGCTGCAAAGCTCACAGAGGaagatttgaaaattttagaTGATCT gtatCCGGAAATAACTCCTAAGCATGAATTGAATGAAGAAGGACAACCAGGCTTTCATGCTTACACAATTAAAGCAGCTGAACATTTGTATGCTATTATTGATGGTAAACCCAAAGAAATCTTAGGAACAACATACACCCATATCAAGGAAATCATAAACACTGTTCATGACTGTGGTTACTTTGATAAATCTGGAGAAATCATTGTTCCTGAGGTTGAAGATTGCCAAAATGTCATTTCAGAGGAAATTAATGATCATTCCCCTGAGTTAGAGGAGAATGAAACTACTGTTCCAGTTTATGGTCCACCAGTTGCCATTCCCGCTCCACCAGCTCCTGCTGTTGTGCCAGCACCCGGTTATCCTCTTCGTCCTCTGCCTCCAATAACATTGCAAGAAGTTGAACATGCATACTTTTCTCAGCAATATCCTCAACAAAGACCAATCTCTGAAGTTATaggatctcaaaactttttcttTCTCCAGGAATCTGAAATTGATAGCCCTGTAGGAACCCCACAGCCACCTCCTATCTTGAATCAACCTTCTCCTCCTGCACCAATCCCAACTCAGACATTTACTAATCAACATTATGTCCAAATACCAGGTGGCCGGGTCCCTGAGCCAGGGTCGATTCCTATGCCACCTCAACCACATTTTCTTCCACACCCAGATCATGCGGCTTATCAAGGAGTACCACTTCCTGCACCAATGGCGCATACACAACCCCCTCATGTGCCTCCTCAAAATGCCCAACCACAGCCTATGCAACATAATCCACAGCCTGTCCCACAAGCTGTTCACATTGAGCAACAATCGCCAGTTCTGGTTGAAGAACAAAAAGTTATAATTCCCAGTGAAGATAAAACTGAAGAAGAATCAAAAGAAAGTAGAAGCCCCGAGCGAGAAGAGGGCGATCGCAAAACCCAAGGTCAAGGCGATGGACAAAACAGATTTAGAAGATACCGTGGAAGTGGAAGGGGATCATCAAATGGTTTTCGTGGGCGTGGATCTTTCCAGAACAGACAGAACAATGATGGATATCACGGAAGACATGGCAATGATTACCCTAACAGATTGAATAAAGAAGGGTATCAAAACCGACAGTATAATGATGGTTATCAAAACAGGCACGGGAAAGAGGGTTATCAAAACAGAAATTCAAATGATGGCTATTACGGTAATGGCGATACTGGTGATGGCCTTCAAAACGAAAATGGCGGACGCGATAGATACAATGATAACTCTCAGAACTATCAAGGTGGCTTCAAAAGTCGCGGTAGAGGGGGCCCTCGCGGCGGGACACGTGGTGCCCCGCGAGCCCCGCGACCCCACCAGTACAATCGTAAACCAGAAAATGTGGAATAG
- the LOC124544046 gene encoding single-stranded DNA-binding protein, mitochondrial, translated as MQCLYRVSSSARRIFLTQPLHTTTAQYEAQNTEKTINQVTLLGRVGADPQKRGSEEHPVINFPLATHFSYKYESGDVLQRTDWHRVSVFRPGLRDTVYKFLKKGQRVYVTGKLSYGEIKLDDGQVRTASTVIADDIIFFQSQPQNS; from the exons atgcagtGTCTTTACAGA gTGTCGTCGTCTGCTCGTCGAATATTTTTAACTCAACCATTACATACGACAACAGCACAATATGAAGCTCAGAATACAGAAAAGA CCATCAATCAAGTCACATTATTGGGGCGAGTTGGAGCTGATCCTCAAAAACGTGGATCAGAAGAGCATCCAGTCATAAATTTTCCACTCGCAACTCATTTCAGTTATAAATATGAGTCAGGCGATGTATTACAACGAACAGACTGGCACAGAGTCAGTGTTTTCCGACCTGGGCTTCGTGATACTGTttacaagtttttaaaaaagGGTCAAAGGGTTTATGTCACTGGCAAATTATCGTATGGCGAAATAAAATTAGATGATGGACAAGTAAGAACAGCATCAACAGTAATAGcagatgatataatattttttcagagTCAACCTCAAAATAGTTAA